From the Pediococcus acidilactici genome, the window TTATGGGAAATCCGCTCTACGAGATTGTAGATGGCCAAATTTGGTTAGACGGGCAAGACATCACGGAAATGAGCGTGGACGAACGGGCCCGGGCGGGAGTCTTTTTAGCAATGCAGTATCCGATGGAGGTCGCGGGAATTTCCAACGCCGACTTTATTCACGCAGCGTTAAATGCGCGTAACCAAGGCCAACCGGTTGCCGTGCTGCCTTTTTTAAAACAGCTTAAAACTAACATGGAATTTTTAGAAATTAATCCGGAATATGCGGACCGGGGGCTCAACGCTGATTTTTCCGGTGGTGAAAAAAAGCGTAACGAAATCCTGCAAATGATGATGTTGCAACCCGAGATGGCCATTTTAGATGAAATTGATTCCGGATTAGATATTGACGCCCTCAAAATTGTGGCGAAGGGGATCAACGCAATGCGCAGTACCACCTTTAGCTGCTTAATGGTCACGCACTACCAGCGCCTGTTGAACTAC encodes:
- the sufC gene encoding Fe-S cluster assembly ATPase SufC gives rise to the protein MSKLEIKNLKVNAGDERILNGVNLQINPGEIHALMGPNGTGKSTLSETIMGNPLYEIVDGQIWLDGQDITEMSVDERARAGVFLAMQYPMEVAGISNADFIHAALNARNQGQPVAVLPFLKQLKTNMEFLEINPEYADRGLNADFSGGEKKRNEILQMMMLQPEMAILDEIDSGLDIDALKIVAKGINAMRSTTFSCLMVTHYQRLLNYVVPDVVHIMMDGRIVKSGGPELATDLEKTGYAELEETLGSETSHGDPLE